CTAAAAATAAAAGGAAAATTATACTGTACTACAATTCTGAAAGTTCAATAGGAAAGCAAACGTTGGCCTATGTAACATCTTCAGAAAAAGATATCTTAAGTGTAGACATTTCAAAAACAAAGGTAACTGGTACGCAGTGGGCCGAAATTGCTAATGGGTTGAACATAAATATTTCAGATTTAATTAATACAAATCACCCAGATTTTGTAAACATTTATGGTAAAGAACCAATAGAAATGGAAGAAGAAGATTGGTTAAAAATTTTAGAAAAAGAACCAAATGTTTTGGCATATCCGATAATTATAAAAGGTAATAGATACGTACAACTAAAATCCCCATCAAACTTTTTAAAGTATATAGATAGTTTTAATGAAAATGTGTAGTTTTTTTAACATCAATAAACTTTTCTTTTAGAGCAATTAACTTTTTAATTCTCTCCTATTTTAGAGTAGTTAACAATAGGGAAATTTTTGAAACTATATTTTTTTAAAACCTAAGGTTAATGCCTAAAAAAGTTTTTAATATGATATTTAAAACTATTGGATAGTACAATTAAAAAATACTGTTCTTGGAGAATGCTCAAGTAAGAATCTAGACACTTAATAACGTATTACAAATGAGAGTTATAAAAACTGCAAAACCATTTATTTTTTTGGTTGATGATGATTACGATGATCGACAATTGTTTTCTGAAGCTCTTGAAGCTATTAAAATGGATTATAGAATTACCACTTTTACCAATGGTGTTGATTTAATGGCAAATTTAATAGACCCTTCTACGGAATTGCCTAATTATATATTTTTAGATTTAAATATGCCTTTAATGAATGGGGAGGAATGCTTAGATGATATTAGAGGAGAACTAAACTTTGCGAACATTCGTGTTATTATTTATTCCGGATATTATGATGAAGAAGAAGTGAATCGTTTATTAAATAAAGGAGCAGACCAATATTTGCAAAAACCTAAATCTTTTAAAGAATTAAAAATACAGATAGAAAATTGTTTTAGCGCATAGAATAATAACTACTAAATGGTGCTTCAATAATTTTTACATAGTTATTAAAAGTGCTTTTAAATTCATATTGAACCCAAATTCTATAGTATTAATGTTTTCTCATAAATGTTTATAGAAGATTAATGAAAAATTTGTAATATACTTTATGGCATGTACGCATAGTGAAGTATTTAAATCTCATTGATATTAGCGGTTGCTGTTTTTTCTTTTATCAACCATTATACTATTGTTAAACCAATTAGTATTTATACATGCCCATGCCACAGAGTTGAACGAAATTTTAAGTGTGGTCTTTTACGATATTAAACAGGTGACCGTGACATTAAATTTAACGTTTTAAAAATCTTTTGTCTTCAGGAAGCTTAAGTCAAATTTTTTATGCCACTTACCGATATCAGCTTCTACTATAATTATGAAAATATATATTAAAATCATTTTACTATTACTTATGGCGAAAACACCAGCATTTTCACAGAATGTTATTCCAGAATCCATTAAAGACGAAATAAAAATTGCCTTAACCTATTATCCAAACCTTCAAAATAATCCTATTGAATTTAAATTTCGGAAAAATATAAAAAAGTCAACTATGCTTGCCCAACCTGATTTTTGGAGTTTGTTCAAGTCTAAAAAAAAGAGAAAGTATAAAGTATTAATAAGCGAAAAAATTGTTATTGCGGGCAATGCGTTTGCCACCAAGGATATTCCGAAAGATGTTATGATTGGATGGATTGGACATGAACTGGGGCATATTGTTGATTATAAAAATAGAAGCAGTTTAAATTTAATTTGGTTTGGGATAAAATATACTTTTTCTGATAGCTACATTAAGGAAGCGGAACGAGCAGCAGACACACATGCCGTTAATCACGGCATGGAAAGCTATATATTGGCTACAAAGAATTTTATTCTTAATAATGCCGATATTAACGAGTCGTATAAATTAAGAATTCGAAAATACTACTTGTCACCAGAAGAAATTATGGTACTAATAAATGAAAGAAACAAAGCCGAAAAAGAATAGGGCGTTAAAGCTATTTTTGAACAAATTCTTCCCATTCTGCAAATTTATCTTCTCCCATAACCCGTTCCATTTTTACTTGACCGCCTTTCTTTTTATTCATTCCATTCCACTCATGAAATACCGAGGGTAACAAGGTTTTAACCTTAACACCTTTAAGCGCTTTGGAACGTGCAACTTTATAATTATTGTTTGCGCCTTTTAAATGTTCATCCAACGCGTTGGCAAGCGTTAAATTATCTTTTTCATTTTCAGTACCTAAATACCAACAGTGATAAAACTCACCGTCAACACGTTTTGCACATAACGTGTATTCTGGAATTTTTATATCAAACGTCATTTCTAAATGTTGTACTGCATCATCCAACTTATTAACTGAAAGTTGCGAGCCTACCGTATTTAGAAAAAATTTGGTTCTTCCTGTAATTTTAATTTCGGCTTTTTCCACATTTGTAAATTCAATAGTATCGCCAATTAAGTAACGCCAAGCTCCCGACACTGTACTAATAATTAATATATAATCTTGGCCAGTTTCAACTTCTTCTAATGAAAGTGAAGGTGCATTGTTTATAATTGACCCGTCTTGATTGATATACTCTGGCTTAAATGGAACAAATTCAAAATATATTCCACCATCCGTTACTAATTGCATTGCATCCGTTTCTGGTCGGGCCTGGAAAGCAATAAATCCTTCAGAAGCCAAATAAGTATCAATAACAGTTACTGGTTTTCCCAACAACGAATTAAAACTTTTTTCATAGGGTCCAAAAGCAACGCCACCTGAAGTATATACTTGAAAATTTGGCCATATTTCATGAATATGATTAAGGTTGTGGTAAGAAATAACCTTTTGTAGCATAAGCTCCATCCATGAAGGTATTCCACTTAACGCTCCAATATCCCAATTAGGTGCTTCTTCCGCAATTTTTTGTACACGCTCGTCCCAATCATCGATTTGGGCAATTTCTTCTCCTGGTTTATAAAAGCCTTGAAACCATGTAGGGATGTTGCTTGCACTTATGCCACTTATTTCACCTTCTTTATGTCCATCTTTTGTATTTAAATCTGTAGAACTCCCAAGCATTAAAATACCTTTTTCAAAGAAGTCTATGGGGAGATCAAAGTTACTTAAGGCATACACTTGTTTAATACCTGCATCGCGGATGGCGTCGAGCATTTCATTTGTAACGGGTATCCTTTTACTTGTCTTGCCAGTAGTTCCTGAACTTAAAGCAAAATAATCTGGAGTACCCGGCCATGTTACATCGGTTTCACCATCATGTAATTTTGCCCACCATTCCTCATTGATCTTATTATAATCGAAAAAAGGAACTGAGTCCTTAAATAATTTTAAAGGTTGCTTAGAAGATAAAATGGTTTCAAAATTATAATGTCTGCCAAAGTCCGTGTCTTTTGCTGTGCCTAATAAATTTTTAAATACTTTTTTCTGCGCTTCAACAGGGTTTGTGTCCGGCGCCAGTTTATCTCTTAATTCTAAAAAACCTTTGATTACACTACCAAGTATTGCCATCTCTTTTTTTGCTAAAATATTTAAAAGGAAAAGGTTGTTTGTGCTATATCGAACCTAAATTTATCTGATTTAGCAAAGTCTTTCATCAAACCAGAATAAGGTAGAAATTAAAATAATTAACGTTGTAAAATGGGGTTAGAATTTTTATCCAAAAATGTTCTTACCGTGTTCCAGAACATTAAAAGTGGACTGGTTGAAGTTTTTGAAAATTGGGATAATAGCTTCATATTATTTAAAAATCGTTTCTCCTCCTTGTTGGTGTTATTTATTACCGAAGGGTAGTAAAAAGCCATATTCCAATCGCTAAAATATCTTTTAGAAACTTTTCCTTCCCAAAGTATTTTTAAAGATTGATGTCTCTTGTCACATTTAATTTTTTCGTATAATTCTTGGATATCATTTTTTTCTCCTTCTAAAATCTGGACAAATTTATGATCGTAATACACCAGACAACCGGTTATATTTTTATTAAAATTTGTAGTTCTAGCTTCCGCCAAAATTTCATCCAAGTCGGTAGCTACCATGTTGGTCGATTCTGTAGATATATAGGTTAGTTGGTACATTTTTACACTTATGCACATAAGTTAATGAAAATATTTTTTCTCACGTTAGTATTTTTATCAATGTAGTCAATCAAAAAATCAATAGGCCCTTATCTTTAATTATATTAAAAAAATGCTATGAAAACGTTAGAAGAATTATTTGAACATCAATTAAAAGATTTATATAGTGCAGAAAACCAAATTATAGAAGCACTACCTAAAATGACAGAAAAAGCGACTGATACAGATTTAAAAGATGTTTTTGAGAATCATTACCATGAGACCATGGAGCAAAAAAGTAGGCTGGAAATTATTTGTAGAGAACTCAATATTACACCAAGTGGAGAAAAATGTAAGGCTATGGAAGGACTTATTAAAGAGGCAAGAAATTTTATTTCTGAAGCATCTTCAGAAGAGGTCATGGACGCCGGTTTAATTGCCGAAGCCCAACGCGTGGAACATTATGAAATTTCTGGTTATGGAACCGCAGTACGCTTTGCAAAAGAGCTCGGACATAGAGATATTGCCAAGAGGCTTCAAATAACTTTAGATGAAGAATATGAGGCCGATAATAAACTGGACAAAATAGCTGAAAACAGATTAAATAAAAAAGCAATCGGATAAGCCTTATAAATAAGAAATGACTTTATATAGGGATTTTTAATTTTATGCGAGATAAACTTAGATCGGGGTTATTATTATCATTATAAAAGTGAAGTATCGTAAAATTAACTATAAAAAAAACCGACCTTATTAAGATCGGTTTTAATTATTGCAACCAACAAAAAGTGATATTTTTTTTTGGTATTATGACTAGATTGCCATTGCCATCTGCTTAGCTTTATACTGCTTTGGACTACAGTTATATTTCGACTTAAAAATTTTAGAGAAGTAACTTCTGCTGGTAAACCCAATACTATAGACTACTTCTGAAATATTAAGATCTGTATTTTTTATTAAATTTTCTGCTTTTCGAACCCTAACTTCTCTAATATAATCTATAACTGTTCTGCCATGCATAAGCTTAAACCCTTCTTGTAGTTTAGATGGAGATAAACCACCCTTACGACAAAGATCGGTTACTGTAAGATTTCTTTCTGGATAGTTATTTATAAACTGAGAAAGTTCTTTAACAGAAGTCAGTTCCCAAGCACTTAAAGTTCCTGTTTTTTGGTTGGCACTTTTCATATCTTCTGAATGTTGCTCTATTTCTAAAGCTAAAATCATTTGTACTAAACTTTCGATCATTAAACTTCTAACAATTCCTTTTTGACTTACAGCGGCTAATTGTTGAATTTTTTCTGCGATCTTTAAATTGTAAGATCCTATATAAATATAGTTTTCAGAAATATTTTCCTTATAAAATAAATTTTGCAACTTATAATTTAAGGTCTTTACATCAGTCTCACTTTTAATAGGATTGACAACAATTAAAGTTATTTTAATATCCACATTTTTCTCAAAGTAAATTACGTTGTCCTGCAATGATTTACTAGTTAATATTCCAGTTTGAAAGTTTTCCAAAACTCTCTTTTTCTTATCTAAACCAAAACTATGTGCTACTTTACCTTTAGCACAATATGCAAAACATATTGGTGTTTCTTCAGTTGTTTCTGTCACAAGTTGGAAATCTTCTGAAAAGGTCATGTCAAATTCTAAATAAGAGATACCGCTATTAAAGGTCATACCTTTTATAAGGCCTTGCCCCATTTGATTGTCAATTTCTAAAATATACTCTTTAGCATCCTTTTGTATTTCACCTCCGAAGTTACCTTCTAATTGCTGAAATATATTTTTAATTTTTGCTGATTTTAGTGCTATTGTTTTCATAAGTTCTGTTGCTTTTAATGATTAGTTACGCTCATAAAGCTTGCTAAAACTTTATGTTGTAAATATCCTCATTGCAACGACCTTTCCTCTTACACAACTTTTGGTTTCTGTTATATAACTTTTTGTTTTACACGAAAACACTGTTAAAAAAATCTTAAAGGCTGTATTGTTATGAGTTATGGGAGCTATAAACCCTGCGTTTATAACGATTTATAAATATTTTTTAATGTAGTAATGATAAGGTATTAGGCAGGTAGGTAAATTATAAATGCAGTTCCTTTACCTAATTTACTTGTGGCATGAATATTACCATGATGGTTTTCTACTATTTTTTTACAAATGGCAAGACCAATACCTGTACCCGAATATTCATTTTTTTGATGCAAACGCTGAAAGACCTCAAATATTTTTCCCGCATTTTCATCAGCAAATCCAATACCATTATCTACAATGGTTATTTTATAATAATGTTTGCTTGTTTTAAAAAAGTTTTCGGGAATTTGTTCGCGACGAACTTTTTCAGACGTTATATCTATTTTGGGTATTAAAGTTTGATTACGATATTTAAGTGCATTAGAAATTAAATTGTTTAATAATTGTTCTAATTGAAAAAATATGCCCTTTACTACGGGTAAATCCTCTGAACCTATTTCGGCCTTGGTTTCAATGATTCGTTCAGCTAGCTCCTCTTTAACTTTTTGCAGTACCTGGTTCAAGTCTACTTTTTCAAAATTTTCATGATTACTGTCAATACGGGAGTAGGATAATAAATTGAGAATTAAAGATTGCATTCGTTGTGCTGCTGTGGTAACCTTGGAAAAATACTCTTGCGCTTTTTCCGAAAGCTTATCGCCCTCTTTATCCTCGATTCGCGAAAGAAACATTTGAATTTTCCTTAATGGTTCTTGAAGGTCATGACTAGCAACACGATTGAAGGATTCTAGTTCTATATTACTACGCTTTAACTCTAAATTTCTTAAACGAAGTTTTTCATCTGCCCTTATCTTTTTAGAAATATTTTGTACAACTCCTACAGAGGTTGGTCTACCATTTTTTTCTAAATATTGACCATTTAGCTGAAGATGTTTTACTTTTCCGGTTTTTGAAATAATTCGATATTTGTTGATACTGGACTTTCCTTCTGCTTTGGTTTCTTTACCCAAAGTAATATAATCTTCAAGATCATCCGGATGTACAAATTTCTTATAACTGTCAAAAGTCATTTTAAAGGACTTTGGCTCATGTCCTAATATGCGATAAAAGTTGTCCGAGAGTATGGCTTCACCATTATCTAAGTACCAAATATAACTTCCAAGACCTGCAACTTCTTCGGCATCGACAAATATAGAATTCTGTACTTTTAACTGCTCATTTAATTTTTGAAGTTCATTAAAGGCAAGCTTTTCGGCAGTAATATCTTGTACAACCCCAATCAGCACCTCTTTACCTTTGTTCTTAATAAATTTACCGTTGACTTTTAAATATATAGTATTTCCGGTTTTAGTAGATACCCTGTAGGTATGTTCTGGCGGCTGTCGGGTTTCGATTACTACTTTCATTACCTCCTCATAAGAAGTACGGTCATCTGGATGAATTAATTCTAAATAATTTTCAAAAGAAGGTTTAAAATCTTCTGGATCATATCCCAAAATATGATAAAAATTATCAGAAATTTCAGCGGTATCTGTTTCTATATGCCAAGTATAACTACCAATCCTAGCCATTCTTTTTGCTTCGACCATAATAGAATTTTGCAGTATTAACTCCTCATTTAAGGCAAGTACTTTTTCATGCGCCTTATTCTCTTCAGTATCATTTCTTACAACCACTAAAATTCCCTTGTCCATTGGTTTAATAATGGAATGGAACCAAAATTTTTCGCGATTTACAGCTACTTGACGCTCAAAACTTCGTGTTTCACCTTGTTTAAAGCTACTTATCATTTCTTCAAGTTCCCCATTAAGCAATAAAAATGGAAAAATAGATGAAACGGGTTTGCCCACTATTTCCTCTGGATCTAATCCTAAATAGTCGCGGTTGCACTCATTGGCAAAAACAATTTTAAAGTCTACAACTTCATTTAAGTCATTATAAATTGGTTCATAGTAATTCATAATGTTGTCCGTACTCTGAACTATATTTCCAAGTAACAACTGCGACGATTGTATTTGGTGTTTGTCTTTTCTGATTTTTAAAAATGCTATTGTAAAAACAGCTAATGAAAAAAATGCTAGTAGTAAAGATGTTAATGGGGTAAGGTTTGTTTGCCATTCAAAAGTTGCCAAACGTTCTTGTAAAAGCATTTCTTTTTCCAAAACCATCTGCTCTTTTAAACTACGGACCTTTTTTAAAAGCGAAGCCGTTGTTTTAACGTTTGCAATTACGACGGAGTCTGACCCTGAAGCTCCAATTTTACCATGGAGTAAAATTAATTTGGAATGTAGTTCATCTTTTAAAACTGAAACAGAATCTAAAATTAGTTGTTGTTCCGGAGTACTTTCTGTTAGTTTATATAGCTTGCTTAACGCTTTATCACTTTCCAGTTTATAGTCAATATAAGAATCTTTAAAAGTAGAGTCTTTTAATATTACTGATCTAAATTCAGCTGACTCCATTAAACTATATTGCGAAAAAAGGTTGTTTATTTCCCGATCTACCATTAATGATTGAGAAACCAATTCTGATGAATTTTGTAGGTTTTTTATCATTCGATAATTAACACTGGCAATAAACAATAACAGAAATACTGCAACTACTAAAGCTATCTTAAATGGTATATTAAAGTTTGTCCTTTTAAGTAGCATATTTAAATCCATATAATTTTAAATTAAGGTCAACGAAACATTTAACTTTAAGGTAATTCAATGGCCGTTGTAAGAAATCATAAATTTTTGGTGACAATACTTATGATTTACAATCGAAACAAAAAATTATCTTTATTAAGATTTGAAGTGTGGTATTGCCAATCTAAATGCAAAACCCTTTCAACAGATTCCTGTAATTTACTAAAGTTATTGGGCTTGTTCAGATAAATATTTGCTCCATTAACAAATGTGTTTTCTATATCTTTTTCTGAAGAAGATGTAGAATAAATAGCTATGGAAATATCTTTAAATTTAGGGTTTTTACGAATTTCTGTGAGGCATTGCATACCGTTTTTAACAGGCATGTTTAAATCAAGAAATATAAGATTGGGCAGAATTATACTTGGAATATTAAGATGGTCCATTAACTCTTGTCCGTTGTTAAACAGCAATAAATTCGTTTTAATACCTATTTCCTCTATGGCTTCTTTAAAAAGCATTCTATCATCAATATCATCATCTGCCAACGCAATATTCAAAATATCCTTATTGCCCATTTTATAAATACTTATGCTAAGTTTTGGTTATTTTCTTTTCGCTTTTCTACAATTTTTTGAAACGTAGTTGGCGTTAATCCTGTTGTTTTTTTAAACTGTCCCGATAAATGGGCAACACTACTATAATTTAAACGAAAGGCAATTTCTGTTAATGACAAATTAGTTTTTGTCATAAGTTCTTTCGCCCGATCAACTTTTCTTAGAATTATAAAATTCTCAATAGAGGTAAAGGTGGTCTCTGAAAATAAGTTAGATAAATAGGTATATGAATAATTTAGTTTATCAGAAAGATAAGATGATATTTTTGATACTTGAGATACATCTTCTTGTAACATCTCCTCAATAGCATTTTTAATGCGTTGCACTAAAACCGACTTTTGCTCTTCTAAAATTTCAATACCATAACTATTTAAATTCTTAGCCAATTCTTCTATTTCCTCTGGCAATAAAGGTCTTTTAATTTCCACTTCCCCTGGGCCATGTACAACATGCGGAATTGCTAATTTATGCAGTTGCTCTTTTAAAACTGCAATACAGCACACTTTGAAATCGAATTTTACATTTATTTTCATTAATCAAAGTTATATTTAGCAAGTTGTAAACCCCATGCTGAGATAATCAGTGCAATGTTAAAATAAAAATAGGAATTATTTTAACATTTTAGGGCGATTTCTGACCACAATTGAACCTTAATTTCTGAGATTAGATGGTTTAAATAAATTAAAGTACACAAATTTAAGCGCTATAATTAAAAATAAAACTTTAACAATATGAAACTAAGTACTTATACCAAGCGGGCCATTTTCGGTGGCATTATTTCCATGTTAATTATTTTATTGGGTACAATACTTTTAGGGAAGTTAAGTGGATATGAAGCCAAAGTGCTTATTAAGAATTCATTAGATGGAATGAATACACTTTGTAATACAATAGCCCTAGCATCGGCAACTATTTTGGCCTTGTTGCTCACACTCTTAAGTTTAAGTTCAACCTCAAAATCGAAGTTAAAGAAAGACCATTATTATCATGTATTACAAATTGCCAAATTAGACACCGTGGTTTTTATAGCGTCAGTAATTACATTTCTGTTGTTTAATTTACCAATAACAGAATCAGATAATGTGCCTAATAATTGGTTTAATATTCTTTATTATATTTCTTTAGGAATTTCAAGTCTTTTAAGTGCTTCTTTAATAGTAGTTGTATTAATGCTATATAATACTGTAGTAAATATAATTAAGATTATAGGTTTAGGGATGACAGACCATCCTTTGGCAATAAATGAAGATGAGAAAGAAATTGAATAAAATACTAATTTAAACGTCTTATATTAAGGTTTGTCTAAATAATTAGCTTCAGGAACAGCTTTGAAAAATTCTGCGACATTGATATCAGCTTGGGCGCCGTAGGTAGCTAAGAAAGTTCCTTTTACATTATCGTTGGTCTTTATTACATAGAGTAAAGAGGAGTCTGCGGGGTTACTCATACCTTCATACCTACGTTCTTCCACAATAAATATTTGTTCTGGAGCGTAACTTTTTTTCGTTTTTGTTTCAATGAGCTTATCATCTTTACACATAAATGAAGCGGTATAGCCTTTTTTTTCAAATAAGGTTATAGCGTCAATTTCATGTTTTGCAAATTCTTTAGTCATGATTTTGAATTTAAATTAATAATAATTCTATTTTTTACTCGGCATTCGAGTTTTAAATGCTCGAACGCTTTTTTCGAAATTTAATATTGACTTTCCTTTTTTATGCCTATCGGGCTTGTTCCGAGGTAGTTTACTATAAGAAAAATGGTTGTTGACAGAGCGTGTTATTAATTATACCAACTGATTTAAATAAATGACTTTTAACGTTGAATTAGAAAGCATTTAAATAAATTGATATATAAAAATAATGGGTATCTCATAAATTACAAGACACCCATTATTAGCTATTGATTAGCATAGTATAATTAACTAAAATCTAATTAATTATTGATCAGTAGCATCATCAACGGCATCTTCTACTTCTTCTGCACCTTCTTCTATGGCATCTCCAGTATCATCAACAGCATCTTCAATTTTTTCTCCCGTACTTTTTTCCTCTCTACAACTGGTTAGTGTAGAAAAAGAGGTTACAGTAAAAAAAGCGAATAATAAAATATATAGTGTACGTTTCATATTGTTTGTTTTTAAAATTAATAATTAGTGATTATATTTTTTTTCTTCCAGAAATTAAGGAAAATATTAAAAGAACTATGAATATAAAAAATAAAATTTTTGCTATACTCGCAGCTCCTGCTGCAATACCACCGAATCCGAAAATACCGGCAATAATTGCAAGAATTACAAAGGTGATTGTCCAGCGTAACATAATTATAGTGTTTTAAGGTTAATAATTTATCAAACGGTAGTTGTACTACCTACTATTACAAAAATGCTTTTATTTTGGCAGTGTGCTTAGCACTATTAAACGCATTCTTAACCCAATCCAACTTTTATTGATCAATGCTGTAAAATACCCGATATTCATGGACTCAATTGAACCTTGTTCAATTTAATTACTGTTAAATTTTGTAATTTCAACTTTTGAAGTAGAAATTAATTTCAAAATATTCATGAATCATAGAATCCGTGTGCACGATATTGATGTTAAAATATTTATTGAAGATATCGCCAAAAGTTTAAAGCTTGTCCCTGAAGAAGATGCAAATGAGATATGTGTTCGTATTCCTGAAAAAATTGGTTTTGGATTTATAAAAGCCACTTGTTTTGATTATGGATTAGGAGTGTTAGAATTTAACTTTTTGTTGAAGCAAGAATTAATACTTGAATATGAAAAGGGTTCTGTGCATCCGTTAAAATTACTGTTCAATAGAGAATCTACAATTACGCACAAATTTGAGGATATTGATGAAATGCATGAAATTGATCTTCTTGAGAATGTGATAACATCAAGCACTCCTCAGAATAATCATATTTTTATATTTCCGACGAATACATCAATAAGTCTTTTTAGTATTGAAATAAACAGAAAATTATTTGAAGAAAAAATAAGCGAATTTCTTACTGAAATGGATGAAGACCTAATGAAGCTGTTTAGAGATGTAAACGGCACCCAAATCTTTTATTCAAAAGGATTTTATGGTTTGGATATTGCTAAATTCATCGAAGAATTTATGGAATGTGAGTTAGTGGACTTTATGAAAACGGTTTACCAAGAAGGGAAGGCTTACGAGATACTTACATTTCAATTACAACACTATTTAAAAGGTATAGACGATGAAGGCATCAATACCGTTTTAAATAAAGCTACCCTTGAAAAAATTGAAAAGGCTGCGAAAATTATTGAAAATGAGCTTGACCGAATGGATAATATTGTTGTCTTGGCAAAGAGAGTAGGGCTAAACCAAACCAATTTACAAAGAGGTTTTAAAAAACTTTATAAAACTTCTGTAAACCAATATATTAAAAATTTCAGAATTGAAAAAGCAAAAGAATTGTTAGAAACTACCGATTTGAATATAACGCAGATTAGTTATAAAATTGGAATTAATTCTAGAAGTTATTTTTCAAAACTTTTTAAAGAGAAATATGGGCTTTCACCTAGAGATTTTTATCAGCATATACGAAAATCAACTTCTTAATTAATTCTTATACAGGTTTTTTGTACCCTTTATAAATGTGTCCTGTTTTTAAGCATTTCAGTATATTCATGATAAGAGATATATATTAAAAGAGGATGTCGTTAAACATCCTCTTTTTCTCAATAAGCAATAAAAACTTTATGCAATATCTTCTAATCTTTTAATTTTTGAAAGATCCGAAGAAATAGTAGATAATTGTTGCGTTAGTAAAGTAGCCGTACTTGTTGGCAAACTAGTTTCCTTTAAAACTTCTTTGTATTCATCCAATGCCGCTTTTTCGCCAGTAATTGCTTCTTCTAGCATAGACTCGTCATTGTCAGCTGAGAGCCAAGCTTTAACATCCATCCAACCTCTATGTAGTGTTCCGCTTGCACTTCCTCCTTTTTCTGCTTCTTGACCAAAAGTTTTAATTTCACTTTTTAAATCATTTCCGAAAGATTTGCGTTCCATAGATTTACGATCAAAATATGCTTTTAGGTTAGGATTATCTGCGTGTTCTGCAG
The genomic region above belongs to Maribacter hydrothermalis and contains:
- a CDS encoding arsenate reductase family protein; amino-acid sequence: MGVIAKNKRKIILYYNSESSIGKQTLAYVTSSEKDILSVDISKTKVTGTQWAEIANGLNINISDLINTNHPDFVNIYGKEPIEMEEEDWLKILEKEPNVLAYPIIIKGNRYVQLKSPSNFLKYIDSFNENV
- a CDS encoding response regulator — protein: MRVIKTAKPFIFLVDDDYDDRQLFSEALEAIKMDYRITTFTNGVDLMANLIDPSTELPNYIFLDLNMPLMNGEECLDDIRGELNFANIRVIIYSGYYDEEEVNRLLNKGADQYLQKPKSFKELKIQIENCFSA
- a CDS encoding GH3 family domain-containing protein; this translates as MAILGSVIKGFLELRDKLAPDTNPVEAQKKVFKNLLGTAKDTDFGRHYNFETILSSKQPLKLFKDSVPFFDYNKINEEWWAKLHDGETDVTWPGTPDYFALSSGTTGKTSKRIPVTNEMLDAIRDAGIKQVYALSNFDLPIDFFEKGILMLGSSTDLNTKDGHKEGEISGISASNIPTWFQGFYKPGEEIAQIDDWDERVQKIAEEAPNWDIGALSGIPSWMELMLQKVISYHNLNHIHEIWPNFQVYTSGGVAFGPYEKSFNSLLGKPVTVIDTYLASEGFIAFQARPETDAMQLVTDGGIYFEFVPFKPEYINQDGSIINNAPSLSLEEVETGQDYILIISTVSGAWRYLIGDTIEFTNVEKAEIKITGRTKFFLNTVGSQLSVNKLDDAVQHLEMTFDIKIPEYTLCAKRVDGEFYHCWYLGTENEKDNLTLANALDEHLKGANNNYKVARSKALKGVKVKTLLPSVFHEWNGMNKKKGGQVKMERVMGEDKFAEWEEFVQK
- a CDS encoding BLUF domain-containing protein; the encoded protein is MYQLTYISTESTNMVATDLDEILAEARTTNFNKNITGCLVYYDHKFVQILEGEKNDIQELYEKIKCDKRHQSLKILWEGKVSKRYFSDWNMAFYYPSVINNTNKEEKRFLNNMKLLSQFSKTSTSPLLMFWNTVRTFLDKNSNPILQR
- a CDS encoding YciE/YciF ferroxidase family protein, with product MKTLEELFEHQLKDLYSAENQIIEALPKMTEKATDTDLKDVFENHYHETMEQKSRLEIICRELNITPSGEKCKAMEGLIKEARNFISEASSEEVMDAGLIAEAQRVEHYEISGYGTAVRFAKELGHRDIAKRLQITLDEEYEADNKLDKIAENRLNKKAIG
- a CDS encoding helix-turn-helix domain-containing protein: MKTIALKSAKIKNIFQQLEGNFGGEIQKDAKEYILEIDNQMGQGLIKGMTFNSGISYLEFDMTFSEDFQLVTETTEETPICFAYCAKGKVAHSFGLDKKKRVLENFQTGILTSKSLQDNVIYFEKNVDIKITLIVVNPIKSETDVKTLNYKLQNLFYKENISENYIYIGSYNLKIAEKIQQLAAVSQKGIVRSLMIESLVQMILALEIEQHSEDMKSANQKTGTLSAWELTSVKELSQFINNYPERNLTVTDLCRKGGLSPSKLQEGFKLMHGRTVIDYIREVRVRKAENLIKNTDLNISEVVYSIGFTSRSYFSKIFKSKYNCSPKQYKAKQMAMAI
- a CDS encoding PAS domain-containing protein yields the protein MDLNMLLKRTNFNIPFKIALVVAVFLLLFIASVNYRMIKNLQNSSELVSQSLMVDREINNLFSQYSLMESAEFRSVILKDSTFKDSYIDYKLESDKALSKLYKLTESTPEQQLILDSVSVLKDELHSKLILLHGKIGASGSDSVVIANVKTTASLLKKVRSLKEQMVLEKEMLLQERLATFEWQTNLTPLTSLLLAFFSLAVFTIAFLKIRKDKHQIQSSQLLLGNIVQSTDNIMNYYEPIYNDLNEVVDFKIVFANECNRDYLGLDPEEIVGKPVSSIFPFLLLNGELEEMISSFKQGETRSFERQVAVNREKFWFHSIIKPMDKGILVVVRNDTEENKAHEKVLALNEELILQNSIMVEAKRMARIGSYTWHIETDTAEISDNFYHILGYDPEDFKPSFENYLELIHPDDRTSYEEVMKVVIETRQPPEHTYRVSTKTGNTIYLKVNGKFIKNKGKEVLIGVVQDITAEKLAFNELQKLNEQLKVQNSIFVDAEEVAGLGSYIWYLDNGEAILSDNFYRILGHEPKSFKMTFDSYKKFVHPDDLEDYITLGKETKAEGKSSINKYRIISKTGKVKHLQLNGQYLEKNGRPTSVGVVQNISKKIRADEKLRLRNLELKRSNIELESFNRVASHDLQEPLRKIQMFLSRIEDKEGDKLSEKAQEYFSKVTTAAQRMQSLILNLLSYSRIDSNHENFEKVDLNQVLQKVKEELAERIIETKAEIGSEDLPVVKGIFFQLEQLLNNLISNALKYRNQTLIPKIDITSEKVRREQIPENFFKTSKHYYKITIVDNGIGFADENAGKIFEVFQRLHQKNEYSGTGIGLAICKKIVENHHGNIHATSKLGKGTAFIIYLPA